A region of the Leeuwenhoekiella sp. MAR_2009_132 genome:
TTAGATTCGGGTTTTGTGTTTTATAGACTTTATGCAAGTTCCTTAACCTGCTCCTGATAAGTTTTAATACGGTCACGCAGTTTTGCCGCTTCCATAAAGTCGAGCTCTTTTGCAGCAGATTCCATTTGTTTACGAGTGTCTCGTATGAGCTGCTCAAGTTTCGGCTTACTCATATAAGCAGTTTCCGGCTCTGCCGCCATATTTAATAATTCCTGAGCCTCTTGTTTAAATTTATCAGTTTTTGCCAATGCACTATCTAAAGATTTTTTGATTGCTACAGGCTTTAAACCATGTTCCTCATTAAAATTAATTTGTTTCTGGCGTCTGTAATTAGAATCATCTATAGTCTCCTGCATACTTCGTGTAATCTTATCAGCATACATAATAGCAAGACCATTAATATTACGCGCAGCACGACCTATAGTCTGCGTTAGCGAGCGGTTGCTTCTTAAAAACCCTTCTTTATCGGCATCTAAAATAGCTACAAGAGAAACCTCAGGTAAATCGAGACCTTCCCGAAGTAAGTTTACACCAACTAAAACATCAAATATACCTTTACGCAAATCAGACATTATCTCTACGCGCTCTAAGGTATCAACATCAGAGTGAATATAACGTGTTCTAATATTTACACGCGTAAAGTATTTGGTTAACTCCTCTGCCATACGCTTAGTAAGCGTAGTAACCAGTGTACGCTCATCTTTATCTACCCGCTTATTAATTTCTTCAATTAAATCATCTATCTGATTTAAACTGGGGCGTACCTCAACCACCGGATCTAATAATCCTGTAGGTCGTATAATCTGCTCAACATAGGTTCCTTCAGACTTTTGTAATTCATAATCTGCAGGTGTTGCACTCACATATATCACCTGATTCTGCAATTGCTCAAATTCTTCAAACTTTAGCGGACGGTTGTCCATTGCTGCGGGTAGTCTAAAACCGTACTCCACGAGATTTTCTTTACGACTGCGGTCACCGCCGTACATAGCACTAACTTGAGAAACGGTTACGTGACTCTCATCAACTACCATTAAATAATCATCTGGGAAGTAATCTAATAAACAGAATGGTCGTGTACCGGGCTCTCTTCCATCTAAATACCTCGAATAGTTTTCTATACCGCTACAGTAGCCTAGTTCTCGTATCATTTCCAAATCAAAATTGGTACGCTCTTCCAGACGCTTTGCTTCCAGATGTTTTCCTATTTCCTTGAAATAATCAACCTGCTTCACCATATCAGATCCTATTTGATTAATGGCACCCTGTAATCGGTCAGGACTGGTCACAAACATATTTGCAGGATAAATATTAAGACGGTCGTATTTTTCTAAAATCTCATTGGTTGTAACATCAAACGCTTCAATCTCTTCAATCTCATCTCCAAAAAAATGAACTCTAAAGGCGTGATCATCATATCCCGGAAATATATCTACGGTATCTCCCTTAATTCGGAAATTTCCGCGGTTAAAATCACCTGTAGTCCTACTGTATAAACTTTGAACTAATCGCTTCAGCAATTGCGTTCTGGAGATTACCATATCCTTTTCAATACTGATAACGTTCTTCTGAAATTCGACCGGGTTACCTATACCATACAAACAAGAAACCGAAGCTACCACAATGATATCCCGTCTTCCTGATAGTAAAGAAGAAGTTGTACTTAAACGTAATTTTTCGATCTCCTCATTAATGGAAAGGTCCTTTTCTATATACGTCCCAGAACTGGGTATGTAGGCTTCGGGCTGATAGTAATCGTAATAGGAAACAAAATACTCGACCGCGTTTTCAGGAAAAAAAGCTTTAAACTCACTATAAAGCTGTGCCGCAAGTGTTTTATTATGTGCAAGCACCAGTGTAGGTTTTTGAACCTCCTGTACCACATTTGCAACGGTAAATGTTTTACCACTACCGGTAACTCCTAACAAGGTCTGATACTGTTCACCGGCATCGATACCGTTAACCAGTTGCTTTATAGCTTCAGGTTGATCTCCTGCAGGCTTAAATTCTGAATGTATATTGAATTTCAAAGTATAGCAATTTTTCGCATCATCTGCGAGTTAAAATGGACGCCACATAGAACTTAAAAGCTTATCAGTTTTAATATTAACTGAAAGACGACTGCTCTATTTTAAACGCACTACAAAATTAAACTATTTGAGATTCAGCTAAAAGGATGTAAATCTTAGGAGAAACTTAAAGTTTTGCCCAAAATAGGTTAGCGTTTTAAGGTAAAATGGGATTTAAACACTCTGCCATCTTCTAAAACAACATCAAACCAGTAATCATCTGCTGGTGAGTTTACGCCTCTAACCGTACCATCCCAGCCTTCTCCCAGTGGATTGATTTCTTTTAATAGCTTACCGTACCGGTTAAATACCCGAATTACCGTACCGGGCTGAACCAGTTCACTAATTCCCTGAACTTGCCATGTATCGTGATATCCATCACCATTTGGTGTAAAGTACTTCATAAATCCTATAATACTAAACTCCTGCTCCACAATACCACAACCTTCTTTAGATCGCACATAAACCGTATGAAACCCGGGCAATAATCCTGTAAAAGTCGAGCTATCCTGATAGGGCCCTATAGCATCATCTAGCGTAAATTCAAAGTTACCATCCCCAGAGATTGTGATAACCGCTGTATTATTTTCGCTGGCGTCAGTTACTTCAATATTTTCAATAATTGCTAATTCCTTTTCTTCAATAGTAAAGGTTTCCTCTCTAAAACAACCCGTTAAAACATCTGTAACCCGCAAAGTATGCTCACCCGGTAAATTGGTTTGTAATTCTGGTGTGGTTTGCCCTTCTGGCAACCATAGATACGCATAGGTTCTCGATGTGTCCAGAAATGAATTGTCTGGCACATAAGTCTCTAATTCCGGAAAAACTGAAGCACAATAAAAAGCTTCCTCAGGAAGCGTAAAATCTGGTCTGGGATTTACCCGCAGTTCAAGTTGGCTTATTGCAAAACAAGCATTGTTGTTTTCTACGCGTGCGAATACAATTTGATTATAGGCTGTACTATTTGTGTATGCTACCGGTAAAAGTTCATTTGCATCTTCTAGCAACGCTCCGCGTTCTGTTAAGTAATAATGTATATCAGGAGTACCCGTACTGGCTCCAGACACTTGAGAATCTGCGTCACGCAGATTAAACGTAACAAAACCGGTATCATCAATATCACACTCCTCTAGAAGCCCTGTTGATGCTGCTGTACTGCTCACAACAAGATTTAAGGGGGCAGCTACAGCGCATCCTGCAGGATTAACTATACGTGCGTATAAAGTTTCAGAAGGTCTTTTATTTTCATATCCTACTGGCTCTATGGGATCAATATCTAATAGTGCCTGAGTTAAACTGGGGTGATACGTCACGCTCAAGTTAGGATCTGCGAGAGTAAAATCTGAATTTGCTTCATTTAGGTTAAATATACTTAAGCCATCAGCCGTTACAGAATCTTCACACTGAACCAATCGTGCCCCTGTAGATGCCTGTGGAAAAGCATAGTACGTAACCTCTGCATACCCTATTTTTTCACAACTGCCGTCATTAGGGTCGAGTCTAAATTCGTAATTTTCTGTGTATGGCAATGTAACACCGGCTGGTTGTCTAATATTTAATTCAAAGGTTGTCTCACGGGGTATAAGATTATCATTTAAATACCAGCTGTACGTGGCACCAGGAACTGCTTCATATTTTAACGTATACGTATCGCCGTCACAAAGTGCTAACTTTTTAGAATCTGTACTGTTTTGAATGATATCTAACTCATTAAACAACGATTGATTAAAAGGTGGTAAGCCTTGAAAACTAATGCCGCTTCCCAGATTTATTGCGCGATCTCTATAATTTGCAGCAACACCGGCGGCATTAGGATTATCTATAACTCCTAAATATGGTAAGCCTACTGAGTAAGCTAAACTCAACGTACGGTAAATTTTACCATCAGGAGCTAACTGAAGGCTGCCGCGGTAACTCCCTTGCTGATCTAATATAACCTGACTGGCACTTATATCTGCGGCTTCTGTATCGTATTGAATTAGCGATGAAAAGTGATTACCTACTTCAGGTTCATCTGAACCGTTAGAACTATGAACATACAGATATTTATTATTAGGTGAAAACTCAACACCGTATGATGCCTTATTTGGCCCATCTATTGACAATTGCTGAAGATTGCTTGCCATACCGGTTGCAGAGTCAAAATCTGTAAGATATAAACCAAAAAACATATTAGCTATCGCCAGTTGCTTCCCGTCTGGAGAAAATTTCATGTTTCCTCTACGATCTTCAATTGCCAGAGAAAGATTTGATTTAACAGGAGTTAATTGAATGCCAGAATCATTTAATTCATAAGCATACAGCGTACTTATAACCTCTTCATTTCCGCTTGAAGAAGAGAATGCCACCATCCACACACTATTAGTAACACAACTTTTAATAACAGCACTTAATTTTTCTGAAGCAAAATTTAAGAGTTTTCTGTTTTTAACGGTGACTTCTCCCTGAGGATTAGAATTAAAATTGACAATACTATAATTTAATCCATCGTCTTTATCAGTCTCGCGTAAACGGGTGTCTATAGTAAAAATATAATAAATACCCGGGGTATTAGGTTGTGGTATTATAATAGCAGACTGCGTGCTTGAGGCATTACCAAACAGGCCTGTGCCATTAATCATAACAGTATGGTTAGCCGTATAAACTGTCTGACCATCAGTATAGAAAAGCAAACTGCCATTATCATCTGAGATGGTCGCACAACCTTCTAAGGTATCTAATTGACCATCAGTTAATACCTGTGGAGTTGAGTTATTAAAATTAAGACCTGCGCCTTTGCCAAAATACCAGTTATTAGCCTGGCTTTGAGCATTTAATTGTACAACAAAGAGTAGGAAAAGAATGTAAAGAACATTCTGTTTTAGCGTATTTTTTTTCAACTGCACTTATTTTTCGTACAATTTAAACCTTTAAAATCATAAATAAAAAAACTATCGCTCACAAGATTTTTATTGCGATTAAAGGGAACTAATTGCTACAAATCCCGCTTTTTAAGCAGTGCATAAGCGCCATAAATAAAAATGAAGATCCATACCGAAACAATAACTACTTCATACCAGTGTACTGCGTAATCTATACTTATATCTGCCTGTAATTGTGTGGCTGCGGCTTCAATAAAATTGAGCCGTTGAAAAGGAAGATTAATTAAATTTTTCATCGCTTCAAGCGGAAAAAACTGAACAATTCCATCTGCTAACTCGGCACTGGTTTTCCACCTTAAAATTCCGTAGATGATGTTTTCAAAAATCCACCAGACAAACAAAAAGCCCAGAGCAAAAGCAGAACGCTTTACTAAAACGCCCAGAAATAAACAGAAAGAAAAGAAACCTACAAGTTTTAAAAAGTAAGCGACCAGAAATTCCATCTCGCGGGTAACAATACTAAACTCGGTATAATCTGAAAAAGAATACCCTAAAATTAGCGTCATTACAAAGATGAAAAATGTAGAAAGTAATGCAAAAGCAACAACGGTATAAAATTTAGAAAGCATAAATTCTTTCTTACTCAACCCATCAATTAGGTTTTGCTTTAACGTTCTGTTACTATATTCATTAGAAATCATCGAGACAATTACAATCGCCAAAAAGAATTTTAATGTTGCCGCAACCCAGGTATTAAAATGCCAAATAAACGGAAAATTGAAAATACCCTGATCTGCTATACGTATTTGAAAGTCACCCAAGTTAAATTCAATAGAGGCGATAAGTGCAATGAATGAAAGAATTACAAAATAGGCGATACTCAATACTTTTGAGGACCTGCTGTGTTTTAATTTGTAAAATTCTATGGTAAGTAATCGTAGCATGTAGGTGCTTAGTTTAGTTTGGCTGTAAGTTGTAAAAATTGCTCTTCAAGGCTTTCTTTGCGCATCACCAGATGGGAAAGAACAATATGTTTTTCAAATAAATAGCTGTTTAAAGCTTCCGCAGAAAGTGGATTTTTGAGAAATGCGGTTATTAAACCATTCTCTTCTTTTAAAGATGCAAAATCAGGATGTGTTTCTAAGGCTAAAATAAGATCTTGTTGTCGCTCACAGCGCAATTCAAAAAAGCCGTGACTGGCGTTTAATTCATCTACAGGACCAGCGTATAATTTAATTCCGTTTCTAATTATGACCACATGCGAACATACCTTTTCAACCTCATCAAGTAAATGGGATGCAAGAAGAATGGTGGTTCCGCCAGAAGCGATATTCTTTATAATCTCTCGTATTTGATGAATTCCCTGTGGGTCAAGACCATTCGTTGGTTCGTCTAAAATTAAAATTTCAGGATCATTTAATAAAGCTGAAGCAATAGCGAGTCGCTGCTTCATACCTAAAGAAAAGGTGCTAAACTTACTATCCTTACGATCTAAGAGATGTACGATTTCTAATTTTTCGTCAATCTTTGAAGGATCTACATCTTTAATGGTGCATACTAACTTAAGATTTTGTGCAGCCGTCATATAGGGGTAAAAGTTAGGACGCTCTATTATTGCTCCTACTTTTTTTAAGGCGTTATGGGTTGTATCACTACCATCAAACCACCTAAAATCTCCAGACGTGGCATTTACAACATTGAGTACCATACCCAGCGTGGTGGACTTACCACTACCGTTAGGTCCTAAAATGCCGTAAACATTTCCCTTTTCAATAGTGAAACTCAGATCGTTTACAGCTTTAACTTTACCGTAATGCTTTGTGAGGTTTTTAAGAGTAAGAATTGTATCCAAAAGCGTAATTTTAAGATTAGCGTTCTTTAACAAGACGAGCACAAACCTGTTTTGTTACAGCACTTAATTACCTTTGTACAAATCCCTTTTGACTATGGAAGACAAATTAATGTCACGTAAAAAACCTACTTACCCTATTAATGATACACTCAAAGAGTATTTGACTAAGTATAATAGGGAAATTAAAATACCTGTATTTTACGAAGATCTTCTCCGTTTTTCTGGCGGAATAAATATTTATGACAAGAACGATAATGATACTTTATGGATAAGTGTTTATTATTCTGAATTTGAACGCGAGGAACTTGAAGAAAGTTTAAAACGGGTATATACCATTCTACATTCAGATGGTAGTGAAAGCATGTTGCCTTTCTTAAAAGTTGCTGCGATTGACTATTGCACGTTTGGAAACTCAAAACCCTTCCGTATCAAAATAAATAATATCTATAATGATAACTATACCTACTTCTATGTTAAAAAGGCAGACGCCAGTAGAGTTTATGGTCTAGACCTCGAACACATTTTATCTCCTAACCGTATTAACTTTTTGGTTTATAAAGACACGTTGATTGAAGAGCATATAGTAGGAATTCCCGGTGATGTTTTTATTTCTGAATATTTAGACAAATGTGATGATGTGGGCAAAGCCCAACTTGCAAAAGAATTTGTAAAATTTAACGAGCGTTGCATGATACTACTTTTGGGTGATATGCGCTCGTATAATTATGTGGTTATTCCTACTCATGATTTTGATCATATTAAATATAAAATACGTGCTATAGATTTTGACCAGCAGTGTTTTGAAGGAAATTATAAAGTATACAAACCTCATATTTTTAAAGAAAACTTTAAAATGGTTGATCTCGTATCTAACCGTCTGCGTGATAAATCTATAGAGCAATACCGTGAGGAAGAGCGCGCAGTATTGGCTAAACGTATTATAACATCAAAAAACAGATTGCGTAGACTTCTTAAATGTATGAGTCAGGATACCATCTCTACCGAAGAAAACTTACACAACCTTCGTGGTCAATTGTACGAGTACACTATGGATATGAAATTTAAAAGAGCCCAATCTATGGGGCAAATTGTAAAAACAGCTCTTGCCTTTGTAAAACGTAATTATGAAGATGTGAGTATGAAGCGAATTATGCAAGCACGATATTAAATAAAAAAACCGGTCAAACGACCGGTTTTTTTATGCTTAAGCATTACACTTTAATAAACGATAGGTTTAAAGTGTTCTTTATTAGTGCTGTGTTTAGAAAAATTAGCTGCGGTTTCTATAAGCGCTAAATGAGAGTAAGCCTGCGGAAAATTACCCAGCAAACGCTTTGTTTTAAAATCTATATCTTCACTAAATAAGCCTAAATGATTGCTATATGAGAGTAGCTGATCAAAATAACGAATTGCTTTTTCCTCTTCTCCTATTTTATATAAACTATCAATTAGCCAAAACGTACAAATGGTAAAAGATGAATTAGGCTCCCCAAAATCGTCATTGTTTTTATAACGATACATCAAACCGTCTTTACATAACTCCCGCTCTGTAGCCTGTACAGTCGAGATATACCGCGGGTCTTTTGCTTCTAAAAAGCCATATTGCTCCATAAGTAAAGTTGAAGCGTCTAAATCTTCAGAACCGTACGACTGCGTGTAAGCCTGCTTTTCCTCGTTCCAGGCATTTGCGCAAATATCATCGTGTATTTCTTTACGCAGATCTTCCCATTCTCCAAGATTACCGCGTTCTAAAACACAGGCTATTTTTATAGCTCGGTCTATAGCTACCCAGCATAACAGTTTTGAGAAAGTAAAATGACGGTCCTCGGTACGCAGTTCCCAGATTCCTTTATCTGCCTCTTTCCAATGTTGTTTTACAATTTTTACAATCCCCAGAATGATCATCCACAATTCTTCACTATTGTCTAGTGTAGTCTCAAACTGAACAAATTGCTGATAGATGACCTCCATCAAAATTCCGTAGATATCATTTTGTTTTTGAACATACGCGGCATTACCTATACGTACCGGAGCAGAATTTTTATATCCAGACAGGTGGTCTAAGGTTTCTTCGGTAAGTGTTTTTTCACCGTTAATACCATACATAATCTGCATTTTCTCATCTTTGTCTGGCAGTGTATCTATGATAAATTGTAAAAATTTACGAGCAGATTTTGTGTGTCCAAGACTAGAAATTACGCGTATTACCATAGAGGCGTCCCGCACCCAGCAAAAACGGTAATCCCAGTTGCGCACTTCCCCAATAGTTTCCGGTAATGAGGTGGTAGCCGCAGCGAGTACAGCCCCAGACTTTTCAAACGTAAGAGCTTTTAGCGTGAGCGCACTTCGCATAATTTCCTTTTGATACAAACTGTATTTTGTGGTTTTATCAGACCAGTTCATCCAGTAAACTTTTGTACGCTGAAATTTTAAATACGCTCTATCCAGCGACTGTTCCATCAATTTCTCGTGATAAGACATCAAAATAAAAGCGTTGCTTTCTAATGAAATCTTAGCTCCTTCTAATATAGAACTGTGATCTATATCTGTATATAAGTATAGTGAGTCATACTTGCCTTCTTCGGTGTAACTCTCTATATAATTTGTTTTATCAACTGTTATAGTCTTATTCTTAGCATATTCTAGTTTAGGGTCGTAATTACATACAAACGAGGGTTTCCCTTTTACCAGACGAATAAAACGAATTATATCTGGTGGAGCGTAAAACTTACCATCTGCTTTCTCATAACGGGGCATAAAATCAAAAACCTCAAAAGCATCATCGCCATTGTCATACATGGTACGCAAAATGTTAGTATCCCACATGTATTTTTGGGTAATTGTATAGTCATCAGTTACATCAAAACTTTGAAATCCTCCTTTCTCTTCGTCAAGTAATTTTGCAAATACAGAGGGAGAATCAAAAATGGGTAAACAACACCAGTCTATTGAACCTTTGTCAGATATCAAAGCTGCACTTCTACAATTTCCTATTATTCCATAATTTAAATTATCCATAAAATATTTAAAGTTCTAAAGTTCTATTAAACGGGTAGCCTAGAAGCTATTGTTTTCCGAAATTTAAGCATTAACAAAAAAATTAATCCGCTATCTCCTGTTTTTATGAGTAAAACTATCATTATATCAAATCGACTACCCTTACAATTACAAATTGATAACAAAACAATTAATGCGACTCCAAGTGTAGGTGGTTTAGCTACCGGAATGAAGTCTGTGCACAGAGACAGCAACGGAGTTTGGATAGGCTGGACCGGTCTAACTGAAGAAGAAATACCGGCAAATCTGCTTGATGATGTTATCGAAGCAACTATTAAAGAACAATGTATTCCTGTATCACTTACTAAAGAAGATATAGACGGCTTCTATTACGGCTTCTCCAACCGTACCATCTGGCCGCTATTTCATTATTTTATGGAATATACTGAATTTGAAAAACAAAGTTGGCAGAGTTATGTTACCGTAAATGAAAAATACGCAGAAGTTGTTTTAGACAATATAGAAGAAGGAGATACCGTGTGGGTGCACGATTACCAGTTAATGTTGCTTCCGGCAATGATTAAAAAGAAACGCCCTGATGTGCAAATAGGCTTTTTTCTGCATATACCCTTCCCATCTTATGAAGTATTTAGAACACTTCCGTGGAGAGAGGAAATTCTTAAAGGTTTATTAGGTTCAGACTTAATAGGCTTTCACACCTATGATTATCAGCGTCATTTTTTAAGTTCGGTGTCCCGTATTTTAAGACATGAAGTAGGGTTTAATGAGATTACTTTAAAAGATCGCATTGTTACCGTAAACTCATTCCCTATGGGTATTGATTATAACAAATTTGCTGAAGCAGCGGCAAAACACGATGCTACTAAAAATCAGTCAGAATTACAACGTAGACTTGATCTGCATATAGATACAACCCCAGACGCTAAAATGATTCTATCTATAGACCGTCTGGATTATAGTAAAGGTATTGCCAATCGTCTTAGAGCTTACGAGTATTTTTTAGAAAAGTACCCCGAGTTTAAAGAGAAAGTTCGTCTTGTAATGCTAGCAGTTCCCTCCCGCTCTAATGTTCCACAATATCAATTGCTGAAAAAAGAAATTGACGAACTCGTAGGTCGTATCAACGGAAAATTTGCATCGGTAAGCTGGACGCCTATCTGGTATTTCTATCGTTCAATGCCTTTTGAAAATCTCATTGACTTGTATACTACTTGTGAAGTAGCACTGTTAACGCCTATACGTGATGGTATGAATCTGGTTGCTAAAGAATATATTGCAACCCGCACAAATCAAACTGGTGTGCTTATTTTGAGTGAAATGGCAGGTGCTGCACAAGAAATGAGTGAAGCTTTGATTATTAACCCTAATAATTTTGAAGAAATAGCAGATGCTTTAAAGCAGGCTATAGAAATGCCCGAAGCAGAACAGGTAAAACGCAATAAATTTTTACAAAAAAGACTAAAACGTTACAATGTAGAAAAATGGGCAGATGATTTTATGACAATCCTCAACGACACAAAACATAAATCTGATATTGTGAAAGCTATACGTATGACTGAAAATCAAGAAAATGAAATGCTTGCTGCTTATAAAGATTCTGAGAAGCGCATCCTATTTTTAGATTATGACGGCACCTTGAGAGCTTTTGTAAACAATCCCGAAGATGCAAGCCCTGATGATGATCTACTCGAATTAGTAAATACCATTCAAGCCAAACCCAATACAGAAGTGGTAATCATTAGCGGCCGGGATCGCCACACCTTAGGAACCTGGTGGCAGGATATCCCAATTACGCTAATTGCTGAGCACGGCGTCTGGAAGAGACCTACAGGAGGCGAATGGGCAGTAACAGAGAATCTAAAAAACGATTGGATGGATACCGTGCGACCTATTTTAGAAAAGTTTGTAGACCGTACTGCAGGTACATTTATTGAAGAAAAAAACTACAGTCTGGCCTGGCATTATCGCAATGCAGATCCTGATTTAGGTGAAATTAGAGCAAGTGAGCTTTCTTCAGTTTTAAAAGAACTTTCTGCTAATAATGATTTGGGAGTTTTAGACGGAAACAAAGTTCTTGAAATTAAAAACAGTACCATTCATAAAGGAAAAGCGGTGACAAAGCATATTTTTGAAAAAGACTATACCTTTCAGTTTGCAATAGGTGATGACTGGACAGATGAGTATATGTTTCAGGATTTGCCCAACGAGGCCTACACCATAAAAGTAGGTTTACAAAAAACAGCTGCAAAATATTATGTAGATGATACCGATCGTGTACGCGATTTATTAAAGAAATTTGCTGCTCAAGACTAAAAAAAAAAGTAAAATATAACCATGAAAAACGCTTACACTTTTGCATTCCTTTTGTGTTTTGGGTCTTTATTAGCCCAAAATAATGTTCCGTCACAAACAGATTTACGTATCTACGGAATCATTGACGCAGTCTCTGCTACTAATATTGAAAAAGATGTGCGTGCGCTCGCAGATTTTGGCACACGTAACACGTTTAGCGATACTCTTAGTGACACGCGCGGTATAGGTGCTGCCCGAAGATATATTAAAGCAGAATTTGAGAAAACCTCTAAAAACTGCAACTCGTGTCTTGAGGTTTTTTACCAGAAGGATTTAGTTACTCCAGAAATGGGAAATCGCATTCCTAAAGAAACCTATGTTGTAAATGTAGTTGCCATTCAGCGCGGAACTAAATATCCCAATCGTTAT
Encoded here:
- a CDS encoding T9SS type B sorting domain-containing protein; its protein translation is MKKNTLKQNVLYILFLLFVVQLNAQSQANNWYFGKGAGLNFNNSTPQVLTDGQLDTLEGCATISDDNGSLLFYTDGQTVYTANHTVMINGTGLFGNASSTQSAIIIPQPNTPGIYYIFTIDTRLRETDKDDGLNYSIVNFNSNPQGEVTVKNRKLLNFASEKLSAVIKSCVTNSVWMVAFSSSSGNEEVISTLYAYELNDSGIQLTPVKSNLSLAIEDRRGNMKFSPDGKQLAIANMFFGLYLTDFDSATGMASNLQQLSIDGPNKASYGVEFSPNNKYLYVHSSNGSDEPEVGNHFSSLIQYDTEAADISASQVILDQQGSYRGSLQLAPDGKIYRTLSLAYSVGLPYLGVIDNPNAAGVAANYRDRAINLGSGISFQGLPPFNQSLFNELDIIQNSTDSKKLALCDGDTYTLKYEAVPGATYSWYLNDNLIPRETTFELNIRQPAGVTLPYTENYEFRLDPNDGSCEKIGYAEVTYYAFPQASTGARLVQCEDSVTADGLSIFNLNEANSDFTLADPNLSVTYHPSLTQALLDIDPIEPVGYENKRPSETLYARIVNPAGCAVAAPLNLVVSSTAASTGLLEECDIDDTGFVTFNLRDADSQVSGASTGTPDIHYYLTERGALLEDANELLPVAYTNSTAYNQIVFARVENNNACFAISQLELRVNPRPDFTLPEEAFYCASVFPELETYVPDNSFLDTSRTYAYLWLPEGQTTPELQTNLPGEHTLRVTDVLTGCFREETFTIEEKELAIIENIEVTDASENNTAVITISGDGNFEFTLDDAIGPYQDSSTFTGLLPGFHTVYVRSKEGCGIVEQEFSIIGFMKYFTPNGDGYHDTWQVQGISELVQPGTVIRVFNRYGKLLKEINPLGEGWDGTVRGVNSPADDYWFDVVLEDGRVFKSHFTLKR
- a CDS encoding ABC transporter permease; amino-acid sequence: MLRLLTIEFYKLKHSRSSKVLSIAYFVILSFIALIASIEFNLGDFQIRIADQGIFNFPFIWHFNTWVAATLKFFLAIVIVSMISNEYSNRTLKQNLIDGLSKKEFMLSKFYTVVAFALLSTFFIFVMTLILGYSFSDYTEFSIVTREMEFLVAYFLKLVGFFSFCLFLGVLVKRSAFALGFLFVWWIFENIIYGILRWKTSAELADGIVQFFPLEAMKNLINLPFQRLNFIEAAATQLQADISIDYAVHWYEVVIVSVWIFIFIYGAYALLKKRDL
- a CDS encoding ABC transporter ATP-binding protein encodes the protein MDTILTLKNLTKHYGKVKAVNDLSFTIEKGNVYGILGPNGSGKSTTLGMVLNVVNATSGDFRWFDGSDTTHNALKKVGAIIERPNFYPYMTAAQNLKLVCTIKDVDPSKIDEKLEIVHLLDRKDSKFSTFSLGMKQRLAIASALLNDPEILILDEPTNGLDPQGIHQIREIIKNIASGGTTILLASHLLDEVEKVCSHVVIIRNGIKLYAGPVDELNASHGFFELRCERQQDLILALETHPDFASLKEENGLITAFLKNPLSAEALNSYLFEKHIVLSHLVMRKESLEEQFLQLTAKLN
- the uvrB gene encoding excinuclease ABC subunit UvrB, which gives rise to MKFNIHSEFKPAGDQPEAIKQLVNGIDAGEQYQTLLGVTGSGKTFTVANVVQEVQKPTLVLAHNKTLAAQLYSEFKAFFPENAVEYFVSYYDYYQPEAYIPSSGTYIEKDLSINEEIEKLRLSTTSSLLSGRRDIIVVASVSCLYGIGNPVEFQKNVISIEKDMVISRTQLLKRLVQSLYSRTTGDFNRGNFRIKGDTVDIFPGYDDHAFRVHFFGDEIEEIEAFDVTTNEILEKYDRLNIYPANMFVTSPDRLQGAINQIGSDMVKQVDYFKEIGKHLEAKRLEERTNFDLEMIRELGYCSGIENYSRYLDGREPGTRPFCLLDYFPDDYLMVVDESHVTVSQVSAMYGGDRSRKENLVEYGFRLPAAMDNRPLKFEEFEQLQNQVIYVSATPADYELQKSEGTYVEQIIRPTGLLDPVVEVRPSLNQIDDLIEEINKRVDKDERTLVTTLTKRMAEELTKYFTRVNIRTRYIHSDVDTLERVEIMSDLRKGIFDVLVGVNLLREGLDLPEVSLVAILDADKEGFLRSNRSLTQTIGRAARNINGLAIMYADKITRSMQETIDDSNYRRQKQINFNEEHGLKPVAIKKSLDSALAKTDKFKQEAQELLNMAAEPETAYMSKPKLEQLIRDTRKQMESAAKELDFMEAAKLRDRIKTYQEQVKELA
- a CDS encoding glycoside hydrolase family 15 protein — translated: MDNLNYGIIGNCRSAALISDKGSIDWCCLPIFDSPSVFAKLLDEEKGGFQSFDVTDDYTITQKYMWDTNILRTMYDNGDDAFEVFDFMPRYEKADGKFYAPPDIIRFIRLVKGKPSFVCNYDPKLEYAKNKTITVDKTNYIESYTEEGKYDSLYLYTDIDHSSILEGAKISLESNAFILMSYHEKLMEQSLDRAYLKFQRTKVYWMNWSDKTTKYSLYQKEIMRSALTLKALTFEKSGAVLAAATTSLPETIGEVRNWDYRFCWVRDASMVIRVISSLGHTKSARKFLQFIIDTLPDKDEKMQIMYGINGEKTLTEETLDHLSGYKNSAPVRIGNAAYVQKQNDIYGILMEVIYQQFVQFETTLDNSEELWMIILGIVKIVKQHWKEADKGIWELRTEDRHFTFSKLLCWVAIDRAIKIACVLERGNLGEWEDLRKEIHDDICANAWNEEKQAYTQSYGSEDLDASTLLMEQYGFLEAKDPRYISTVQATERELCKDGLMYRYKNNDDFGEPNSSFTICTFWLIDSLYKIGEEEKAIRYFDQLLSYSNHLGLFSEDIDFKTKRLLGNFPQAYSHLALIETAANFSKHSTNKEHFKPIVY